A window from Gallus gallus isolate bGalGal1 chromosome 5, bGalGal1.mat.broiler.GRCg7b, whole genome shotgun sequence encodes these proteins:
- the C15orf52 gene encoding coiled-coil domain-containing protein 9B isoform X8, translated as MSDMHRADATVDDAVLRKKEQKDVELDKKILALRKKNEALIRRYQEIEEDKKRAEQEGMAVTSRKPKQDGLTITITKAHNDLKDAITQTEHYGQDSQALSMDKRVVSEKKSPCPVSTGFGIGSEEEEEEEEADHMFTFRMGKRMQLAVTMDNKAKGKRIVSEKRTECFPGPGRMPDLSEEETDHLVAFRRGRRMQIAITMDNKEKVEERRAVEKRRSDSDRGPESEHSRKEGGKSVQKCPGDLSFPLSGRERSEYIRWKRERDQIDLERVARHKNAKGEWRRAWDVEKSEHMFEEDFVKDGEPALDNPSNKKGGRNARKFQHRSFPPNGRDGMQKKVRTRLS; from the exons ATGTCTGACATGCACCGAGCG GATGCCACTGTGGATGATGCTGTGctaaggaagaaagaacagaaagatgtTGAACTTGATAAGAAAATCCTGGCTCTgcggaagaagaatgaagcGCTTATACGAAGATACCAG GAAATAGAAGAGGACAAAAAACGAGCTGAGCAGGAGGGAATGGCTGTTACCTCCAGGAAACCCAAGCAAGATGGACTCACTATTACCATCACCAAAGCTCACAAT GACCTGAAAGATGCAATTACCCAGACTGAACACTATGGACAAGATAGCCAAGCCCTCTCGATG GACAAAAGGGTTGTGAGTGAGAAAAAGAGCCCCTGCCCTGTGAGCACTGGATTTGGCATTGgcagtgaggaagaggaggaggaggaggaagcagatCATATGTTCACATTCAGAATGGGCAAGAGGATGCAGCTGGCTGTTACCATGGACAACAAAGCTAAG GGCAAGCGAATTGTCAGCGAGAAACGCACTGAGTGCTTCCCTGGTCCAGGAAGGATGCCAGACCTGAGTGAAGAAGAAACAGACCACTTGGTGGCTTTCCGCCGGGGGAGAAGAATGCAGATTGCCATCACCATGGATAACAAGGAAAAG gtagaggagaggagagcagtggaGAAGAGGAGATCAGACAGTGACAGAGGCCCTGAAAGTGAGCACAGCCGTAAG GAGGGTGGGAAGTCAGTCCAGAAATGCCCTGGAGACCTGAGTTTCCCCTTGAGTGGACGGGAACGCTCGGAGTACATCCGCTGGAAGAGGGAGCGGGATCAGATTGACCTCGAGCGAGTGGCACGGCACAAGAATGCAAAGGGCGAGTGGAGGCGGGCTTGGGATGTGGAGAAGTCAGAGCACAT GTTTGAAGAGGACTTTGTTAAGGATGGGGAGCCAGCCTTGGATAATCCCAGCAATAAGAAAG GGGGAAGAAACGCAAGGAAATTCCAGCACAGGTCCTTCCCTCCCAATGGGAGAG